In Candidatus Margulisiibacteriota bacterium, the following proteins share a genomic window:
- a CDS encoding SoxR reducing system RseC family protein yields the protein MIEIGEVIKLDGGQAEVLFQRNPACGNCTACRAQADGTLKTMADNAIGAKLGERVEVEFSSRSFARAALIVFGLPVVLLFLGYYLGGVLGALLFLLASFGLILILDRFFSKNNAPRIIALCTKRP from the coding sequence ATGATCGAAATTGGCGAAGTTATTAAGCTTGATGGCGGGCAAGCTGAAGTCCTTTTTCAGCGGAATCCGGCTTGCGGGAACTGCACCGCCTGCCGGGCCCAGGCGGACGGCACGCTAAAAACAATGGCCGACAACGCGATCGGCGCCAAACTTGGCGAGCGGGTCGAAGTGGAGTTTTCCAGCCGCTCCTTTGCCCGGGCGGCCCTAATCGTTTTTGGCCTGCCGGTGGTTTTGTTGTTCCTCGGATATTATCTGGGGGGGGTTCTTGGCGCGCTGCTTTTTCTCCTGGCCAGTTTTGGCCTGATCCTGATCCTGGACCGCTTTTTTTCGAAAAATAACGCACCGAGGATAATTGCCTTATGCACGAAGCGACCGTAG
- a CDS encoding hydrogenase maturation nickel metallochaperone HypA, protein MHEATVAEAILSLVLRSIPEEVVRVKRVNLVVGAFGGVEKESLDLYFNALSQGTKAEGATLVMTVKPAKLTCRSCGELSFYDGREKLRETCLKCGGPNRVEKEKLFYIDNIEVENEN, encoded by the coding sequence ATGCACGAAGCGACCGTAGCTGAAGCGATTTTGAGTCTGGTCCTCCGCTCGATCCCGGAAGAGGTTGTTCGGGTCAAGCGGGTCAATCTGGTCGTTGGCGCTTTCGGCGGGGTGGAGAAAGAATCGCTCGACCTTTACTTTAACGCTTTAAGCCAGGGAACGAAAGCCGAAGGGGCGACGTTGGTTATGACGGTCAAGCCGGCCAAACTGACCTGCCGGAGCTGCGGGGAGCTCTCCTTCTACGATGGCCGGGAAAAACTCCGGGAGACCTGCCTTAAATGCGGCGGACCGAACCGGGTGGAAAAAGAAAAGCTGTTCTATATCGATAATATTGAGGTAGAAAATGAAAATTGA
- the hypB gene encoding hydrogenase nickel incorporation protein HypB: MKIEIKRSIFATNDQEAEAVRKKLAGLELAAVNLLASPGAGKTSLLLRLLALLAPKMAVGVIEGDVASSIDAEKIKAAGYPVVQLNTDGGCHLSAAMIGPALDQLGLKGPGIVFIENIGNLICPAEFDLGESLRLVEASVPEGDDKPVKYPGIFQTADAIVVNKIDLLGQVEFDPELFNSRVKVLNDRAPVFSVSCRANTGLEPLADWLIKQLTRGL, translated from the coding sequence ATGAAAATTGAAATTAAAAGATCTATCTTCGCGACCAACGATCAAGAAGCCGAAGCGGTCAGAAAGAAGCTGGCCGGGTTAGAATTGGCGGCGGTTAACCTCCTTGCTTCGCCGGGAGCGGGGAAGACCAGCCTCCTCCTTCGTCTGCTTGCTCTTCTCGCGCCGAAGATGGCGGTAGGGGTGATCGAAGGGGATGTTGCTTCGTCGATCGACGCTGAAAAGATCAAGGCGGCCGGTTACCCGGTCGTTCAGCTTAATACCGACGGCGGCTGTCACTTGAGCGCCGCCATGATCGGTCCCGCCCTCGACCAATTGGGGCTCAAAGGACCGGGGATCGTCTTTATCGAGAATATCGGTAACCTGATCTGTCCGGCCGAGTTCGACCTGGGGGAGAGCCTCCGGCTGGTCGAAGCGAGCGTCCCGGAAGGGGACGATAAGCCGGTGAAGTACCCGGGGATTTTCCAGACCGCCGACGCGATCGTCGTTAACAAGATCGACCTCTTGGGGCAGGTCGAGTTCGATCCGGAGCTTTTTAACTCCCGGGTGAAGGTCTTAAACGACCGGGCACCGGTTTTTTCCGTCTCCTGCCGGGCCAATACCGGGCTCGAACCGCTGGCCGACTGGCTGATAAAGCAATTGACAAGAGGGCTCTAA
- the rsxC gene encoding electron transport complex subunit RsxC translates to MRSFNGGLHLSYYKELTKERPIKEAVAPRRVILPLQQNLGCPCDPLVAVGDLVTEGQKIADSKLLISAPIHAPISGRIAAIQYYPNACDYDVPSIVIEATDSIDKVTRPGSRWTFDELSPEQIKKIVREAGIVGLGGAAFPTHVKLTPPVGKAIDVVIINGCECEPYITADYRLMVEKASTLILGAKAIAKAVGARRIVFGIENNKPEALKAIDFERLKTRQIFAITVAALQTKYPQGGEKMLIKALLNREVPTGGLPSDVGAVVSNVATAIAVAEAVTQGVPLTRRVVTVTGSGIKDPQNLLVRLGTTFAEVIEQCRGLNDNVEKVLMGGPMMGLTVPTLEVPVVKATTCILALTDQDICRYPEGNCIRCGRCIKACPVGLTPNFLAEFAKTGNWSEANNYNISDCIECGCCSYICPSRIPLVQYFKLAKNAVRLLKLAEKKAVCR, encoded by the coding sequence GTGAGAAGCTTTAATGGCGGCCTCCATCTTTCATATTATAAAGAGCTGACCAAAGAACGGCCGATCAAAGAAGCGGTCGCTCCGCGCCGGGTCATTCTCCCTTTGCAACAGAATTTAGGCTGTCCCTGCGATCCGCTGGTCGCGGTCGGCGACCTCGTTACCGAAGGTCAAAAGATCGCCGATTCCAAGCTCCTGATCTCCGCGCCGATCCACGCGCCGATCTCCGGCCGGATCGCGGCCATTCAATACTATCCTAACGCCTGCGATTACGACGTGCCGTCGATTGTGATCGAAGCGACCGACTCGATCGACAAGGTAACCCGTCCCGGGAGCCGCTGGACCTTTGACGAACTTTCCCCCGAACAGATCAAGAAGATCGTCCGCGAAGCCGGGATCGTCGGGCTTGGCGGCGCCGCTTTTCCGACCCACGTGAAGCTGACCCCCCCGGTCGGCAAGGCGATCGACGTGGTAATTATAAACGGCTGCGAATGCGAGCCCTATATTACCGCCGATTACCGGCTGATGGTCGAAAAAGCTTCGACCTTGATCCTGGGGGCTAAGGCGATCGCCAAAGCGGTCGGCGCCCGCCGGATCGTTTTCGGGATTGAGAACAATAAACCGGAGGCTCTCAAAGCGATCGACTTCGAGCGGTTGAAAACGCGGCAGATCTTCGCGATCACCGTTGCCGCTCTCCAGACGAAATATCCCCAGGGGGGCGAGAAAATGCTGATCAAAGCCCTTCTTAATCGAGAAGTTCCGACTGGCGGCTTGCCGTCCGATGTCGGCGCGGTCGTCAGCAATGTCGCCACCGCGATCGCCGTGGCCGAAGCGGTGACCCAAGGGGTCCCGCTGACCCGCCGGGTGGTGACCGTGACCGGTTCCGGCATTAAAGATCCGCAAAATCTGCTGGTCCGTTTGGGGACGACCTTTGCCGAAGTGATCGAGCAATGCCGCGGCTTGAACGATAACGTTGAAAAAGTCCTCATGGGAGGGCCGATGATGGGGCTGACCGTCCCGACCTTGGAGGTTCCCGTCGTTAAAGCGACGACCTGCATCCTGGCTTTAACCGATCAAGACATTTGCCGTTATCCGGAAGGGAACTGTATTCGCTGCGGCCGCTGCATCAAGGCCTGTCCGGTTGGGCTGACCCCGAACTTCCTGGCGGAGTTTGCCAAGACCGGAAATTGGTCGGAAGCCAACAACTACAATATCAGCGACTGTATCGAATGCGGTTGCTGTTCTTACATTTGTCCCAGCCGGATCCCGCTGGTCCAATATTTTAAGTTAGCCAAGAACGCCGTCCGATTGTTAAAATTAGCGGAGAAAAAAGCGGTATGCCGATAA
- a CDS encoding RnfABCDGE type electron transport complex subunit D, whose amino-acid sequence MPINKLIVQVGPHIRSKEGTDYLMRAFAFSLLFPTIAGTYFFGLNALALVLFTGFMAVAAEAVFQRLAKQPITVRDGSAFITGVLLGLVLPPGFPFWMAGIGAIFSIVVVKCLFGGLGFNIFNPALAGRAFLMASWPVAMTSWLRPFDAVTTASPLYLAKIGEAVPDYWALFLGNRAGSIGETSILMILIAAAFLFWKKIIDWPAPVAFVGTVFVLSYFLGQDPLFQILTGGLFFGAVFMATDYVTGPVTPKGRFIFGLGCGVFTVLIRFYGGFPEGVNYAILLMNILTPVIDKYSLPKIYGSLPAGRQAKKNEKKH is encoded by the coding sequence ATGCCGATAAACAAATTGATCGTCCAGGTTGGTCCTCATATCAGGAGTAAAGAGGGGACCGATTACTTGATGCGGGCCTTTGCCTTTTCTTTGCTTTTCCCAACTATTGCCGGGACCTATTTCTTTGGCCTCAACGCCTTGGCCTTAGTCCTCTTTACCGGTTTCATGGCGGTCGCGGCGGAAGCCGTTTTCCAGCGGCTGGCCAAGCAACCGATCACGGTCCGGGACGGGAGCGCTTTTATTACCGGCGTTCTTTTAGGCCTGGTCCTGCCGCCTGGTTTTCCTTTCTGGATGGCCGGGATCGGCGCCATCTTTTCGATTGTCGTTGTCAAATGCTTGTTCGGCGGTTTGGGCTTTAATATTTTTAATCCCGCTTTGGCCGGCCGGGCCTTTCTGATGGCCTCCTGGCCGGTCGCCATGACCAGCTGGCTCCGGCCATTTGATGCTGTGACGACCGCGTCGCCGTTGTACCTGGCGAAGATCGGCGAGGCGGTCCCCGACTATTGGGCTCTTTTCCTGGGAAATCGGGCCGGTTCGATCGGGGAGACCTCGATTTTAATGATCCTGATCGCCGCCGCGTTTCTTTTCTGGAAAAAGATCATCGACTGGCCGGCTCCTGTCGCTTTTGTTGGAACCGTTTTTGTTTTATCCTATTTCCTCGGTCAGGACCCGCTCTTTCAGATCCTGACCGGCGGGCTTTTCTTCGGCGCGGTCTTTATGGCGACCGATTACGTGACCGGTCCGGTCACGCCGAAAGGTCGTTTTATTTTTGGTCTGGGTTGCGGTGTTTTTACGGTTTTGATCCGGTTTTACGGCGGGTTTCCTGAAGGGGTTAACTACGCGATCCTGCTGATGAATATTCTAACCCCGGTGATCGACAAATATAGCCTGCCTAAAATATATGGCAGCTTGCCTGCCGGGAGGCAGGCGAAAAAAAATGAAAAAAAACATTAA
- a CDS encoding RnfABCDGE type electron transport complex subunit G has product MKKNIKMAAVLALFCVISAGLLAYVYNVTQPLIVQNAKRSFDLSLKRLIPAESFKQEKNAFVATKGKEVVGYAFAVKPQGYGGPVEMLVGLDKEGRVLAVKVLSHKETAGLGSNIENQKFLQQFVGKTAQDKIEPKQDIDALTGATISTRAVCYGVREAIDQCWEIIK; this is encoded by the coding sequence ATGAAAAAAAACATTAAAATGGCGGCGGTCCTGGCCCTCTTCTGCGTTATTTCCGCCGGGTTGCTGGCCTACGTTTATAACGTGACCCAGCCATTGATCGTCCAAAATGCCAAGCGATCGTTTGATCTTTCATTAAAGAGGTTGATCCCGGCCGAGTCGTTCAAGCAAGAAAAAAATGCTTTTGTCGCGACCAAAGGGAAAGAGGTCGTCGGCTACGCTTTTGCCGTTAAACCGCAAGGTTACGGCGGCCCGGTCGAAATGCTGGTCGGTTTGGATAAAGAAGGGCGGGTCCTGGCCGTTAAGGTCTTAAGCCATAAAGAGACTGCCGGACTCGGCTCCAACATTGAAAATCAGAAGTTTCTCCAACAATTCGTCGGTAAAACGGCACAAGATAAGATCGAGCCCAAACAAGATATTGATGCTTTGACCGGAGCGACGATCTCCACCCGGGCGGTCTGCTACGGCGTTCGGGAAGCGATCGACCAATGCTGGGAAATAATTAAATGA
- a CDS encoding electron transport complex subunit E: MSFWQDFNRGIVSENPVLRLMIGLCPTLAVSTSAVNALGMAAATSFVLIFSNLVVALIRKIVPDQIRIPIFIIVISTFVTIIDYVMQAYTPDLHHALGVFIPLIVVNCIILGRAEAFAYKNPVLASTLDGIGMSLGFTLALLAIGLIRELLGAGAVFGVSLYNPAVAATIMILPPGAFITIGFLMALLNKLENKVQ, translated from the coding sequence ATGAGCTTTTGGCAGGATTTTAATCGCGGGATAGTTTCGGAAAACCCGGTCCTCCGGCTGATGATCGGGCTTTGCCCGACTCTTGCCGTTTCGACCAGCGCCGTTAACGCCCTTGGGATGGCGGCGGCGACCTCCTTTGTCCTGATCTTTTCTAATTTAGTCGTCGCCCTGATCCGCAAGATCGTTCCCGACCAGATCCGGATCCCAATCTTTATTATCGTCATCTCGACCTTTGTAACGATCATCGATTACGTCATGCAAGCTTATACCCCCGACCTGCACCATGCTCTCGGGGTCTTCATTCCGCTGATTGTCGTCAATTGCATTATCCTCGGCCGAGCGGAGGCCTTTGCCTACAAAAACCCGGTCCTCGCTTCGACCCTTGACGGGATCGGCATGAGCCTTGGTTTTACCCTGGCCCTTTTGGCAATCGGTTTGATCCGGGAATTATTGGGAGCGGGAGCTGTTTTTGGCGTCTCGCTGTATAATCCGGCGGTCGCGGCGACGATCATGATTTTGCCGCCCGGCGCCTTCATAACCATCGGTTTCCTGATGGCCTTACTTAATAAACTGGAGAACAAAGTCCAATGA
- a CDS encoding RnfABCDGE type electron transport complex subunit A, whose amino-acid sequence MSQLLGIFFAAFLINNILLIRFIALCSFFGVSTKLETSLGMSSAVIFVMTISSAVSWVAYHSVLVPFHLEFLRTAVFILTIASLVQLEELYLKKMIPSLYRAMGIYLPLITTNCAILAVAFLAIDYRYTFIQSLVYSLGVSGGYSLAIILFAYLRERTALAPVPKWFQGYPIAFLTAALMSLAFLGFTRMFGL is encoded by the coding sequence ATGAGTCAACTCTTAGGCATATTTTTTGCCGCTTTCCTGATCAACAACATTCTGCTGATCAGGTTCATTGCCTTATGTTCGTTCTTTGGGGTTTCGACCAAGCTGGAAACTTCACTGGGAATGAGCTCGGCGGTGATCTTTGTCATGACGATCTCCTCTGCCGTTTCCTGGGTTGCGTACCATTCGGTCCTGGTTCCGTTCCACCTGGAATTTCTCCGGACGGCGGTCTTTATCCTGACGATCGCTTCGCTCGTCCAGCTGGAAGAGCTTTACCTGAAAAAGATGATCCCGTCGCTTTATCGGGCGATGGGGATCTATCTCCCGCTCATTACTACTAATTGCGCCATTTTGGCGGTCGCTTTTCTGGCGATCGATTACCGTTACACTTTTATCCAGTCGCTGGTTTATTCGCTCGGGGTTTCCGGTGGTTATTCACTGGCGATAATTTTATTCGCTTATCTCCGGGAGCGGACCGCCCTGGCGCCGGTCCCGAAATGGTTCCAGGGGTATCCGATCGCTTTTCTGACGGCGGCGCTGATGTCGCTCGCCTTCCTGGGCTTTACGAGGATGTTCGGGCTATGA
- a CDS encoding RnfABCDGE type electron transport complex subunit B has protein sequence MTIFLTSIIILGVLGFIFAALLALAADYFQVKTDPKIEAILAILPGANCGACGAAGCHNFAEKVVNGEIAVSGCVVGGKDVAEKVGAIMGIALPTDYRKTIAAVHCGATEKIRRRVNRYEGVAKCAAANLVNGGGLACSYGCLGFGDCDCICPFDAIKMIDGLPQIDPDKCTSCGKCVAVCPRRIISIIPHDFGAVIACSSKDPGAVVRKICPVGCIACKICEKAVPEVYKVVDNLAVIDYTVKGVDPAPAIEKCPTKCIK, from the coding sequence ATGACGATATTTTTAACTTCAATCATAATTTTAGGCGTTTTGGGATTTATCTTTGCCGCACTGCTGGCCCTGGCGGCCGATTATTTCCAGGTCAAGACCGATCCGAAGATCGAAGCGATCTTGGCGATCCTGCCGGGGGCCAATTGCGGCGCCTGCGGCGCGGCCGGCTGTCATAATTTCGCGGAAAAAGTCGTGAACGGCGAGATCGCCGTCAGCGGTTGCGTGGTAGGGGGAAAAGATGTCGCCGAAAAGGTCGGCGCGATCATGGGAATTGCGCTCCCGACCGACTATCGGAAAACGATCGCCGCCGTCCATTGCGGCGCCACGGAAAAAATCCGCCGGCGGGTCAACCGCTATGAAGGGGTCGCCAAGTGCGCCGCCGCTAATTTGGTGAACGGGGGAGGCTTAGCTTGCTCTTACGGCTGCCTCGGCTTCGGCGATTGCGACTGCATTTGTCCCTTTGACGCGATCAAGATGATTGACGGGTTGCCGCAGATCGATCCTGACAAATGCACCTCTTGCGGTAAGTGCGTGGCTGTTTGCCCGCGCCGGATCATCTCCATTATTCCTCATGATTTTGGCGCGGTGATCGCCTGTTCCTCAAAGGATCCTGGAGCGGTCGTCCGTAAGATCTGTCCGGTCGGTTGTATCGCTTGTAAGATCTGCGAAAAGGCGGTTCCCGAGGTTTATAAGGTCGTCGACAATTTGGCGGTCATCGATTATACGGTCAAGGGGGTTGATCCGGCTCCGGCGATCGAAAAATGTCCGACGAAGTGTATTAAATAG
- a CDS encoding class I SAM-dependent methyltransferase: MKTTCPLCSSTAETFQEHRGTIFYKCSGCRSVFRDPGNDLSPAEEKKRYEAHHNDPADPGYQAYVSPIVKAVTQRFKPGDQGLDFGAGPGAIITTLLREQGYQVESYDPFFHDNRESLKQAYDYIVCSEVVEHFRSPAKEFALLRSRLKPGSALFCLTRLYEEGLDFSTWFYKNDPTHRFFYSRQALEWIKTKFDFSSLEIEGRLISLAVL; the protein is encoded by the coding sequence ATGAAAACAACTTGCCCCTTATGCTCTTCAACTGCCGAAACATTCCAAGAACACCGCGGGACCATATTCTATAAATGTAGCGGCTGTCGGTCCGTCTTCCGTGATCCGGGAAATGACCTCTCACCAGCCGAAGAGAAAAAACGTTATGAAGCCCACCACAACGACCCAGCCGACCCTGGTTATCAGGCGTATGTCTCGCCGATTGTGAAGGCGGTGACCCAACGCTTTAAGCCGGGCGATCAGGGACTTGATTTTGGGGCCGGTCCCGGTGCGATCATTACTACTTTATTGCGTGAACAAGGGTATCAGGTGGAGTCGTATGATCCGTTTTTTCACGACAATCGAGAGAGTTTAAAGCAAGCCTACGATTATATCGTTTGTTCCGAGGTGGTTGAGCATTTTCGCTCCCCGGCCAAAGAGTTTGCCCTGCTTCGTTCGCGGCTTAAACCGGGCAGCGCCCTTTTTTGTCTGACGAGATTGTACGAAGAGGGGCTGGATTTTTCGACCTGGTTTTACAAGAATGACCCGACCCATCGGTTTTTTTATAGCCGCCAGGCGTTGGAGTGGATCAAAACAAAATTTGATTTTTCTTCATTGGAGATCGAAGGGCGGCTGATCAGTCTTGCCGTTCTTTAA
- a CDS encoding permease, with protein sequence MKKNLKAYFWTILFAIFIGGSLFIGYKPGEQIYGNFQQFFWEMASFLPLMFLLIGLFDVWVPKEKIERHIGTESGLIGTFWIILLATLQAGPLYGAFPVAYILSKKGASPRNVFIYLGAFSGLKIPLLTFEIGFLGLKFSLLRTIISIPVFIVIGFIMEKYLGKDYKVMDGLGAGE encoded by the coding sequence ATGAAAAAAAACCTCAAAGCTTACTTTTGGACAATTCTCTTCGCCATTTTCATCGGCGGCTCGCTGTTTATCGGTTATAAGCCCGGAGAACAGATCTACGGTAATTTCCAACAATTTTTTTGGGAAATGGCCTCTTTCCTGCCGCTGATGTTCCTGCTGATCGGCCTGTTTGACGTCTGGGTCCCCAAAGAAAAGATCGAACGGCATATCGGGACGGAAAGCGGCTTGATCGGCACTTTTTGGATAATTCTCCTGGCGACCCTTCAGGCCGGCCCGCTCTACGGCGCTTTTCCGGTCGCGTATATCTTGAGCAAAAAAGGGGCCAGCCCGCGCAATGTTTTTATCTATCTTGGAGCCTTCAGCGGACTGAAGATCCCCCTGCTCACTTTTGAGATCGGTTTTCTCGGTTTAAAATTTTCCCTCCTCCGCACCATCATTTCGATACCGGTTTTTATCGTCATCGGTTTCATCATGGAAAAATATTTGGGCAAAGATTATAAGGTCATGGATGGACTGGGGGCTGGGGAATGA
- a CDS encoding permease: MIILVVATLLCLLLSLAVDRQKTYDGCQRGLKMFLTLLPTLLLIIALISIFLYLTPGEALSAILGARSGFLGVIIAALLGSIALIPGFIAFPLARIFLSLGVPVITVAVFITTLMMVGILTLPLEIKFFGRKAAFMRNGLSFIGAFAIGLLMGLFL, encoded by the coding sequence ATGATTATTCTTGTTGTTGCCACGCTCTTATGTTTGCTTTTATCTCTGGCGGTCGACCGCCAAAAGACCTATGACGGCTGCCAGCGAGGACTAAAAATGTTCTTAACTCTCTTGCCGACCCTTTTGCTGATCATCGCCCTGATCAGCATTTTTCTTTATCTGACCCCGGGAGAGGCTTTATCGGCAATCCTTGGAGCGCGCAGCGGGTTCCTGGGGGTAATCATTGCCGCGCTTCTCGGCTCGATCGCCCTTATCCCGGGATTTATCGCCTTCCCGCTGGCCAGAATATTTTTAAGCCTCGGCGTCCCGGTAATCACGGTCGCGGTCTTCATCACGACACTAATGATGGTCGGGATCCTGACCTTGCCGCTGGAAATCAAGTTCTTCGGCCGGAAAGCGGCTTTCATGAGAAACGGGCTAAGCTTCATCGGCGCTTTCGCGATCGGCCTGCTGATGGGATTATTCCTATGA
- a CDS encoding permease yields the protein MFKWFADLITYDLLKLTRGTHFSDSLNFFLYDVPKIYFLLIIIIFAVAFIRTYLPPEKIRAIVSGKSEFMGNILASIFGIFMPFCTCSAIPMFMGMVQSGIPLGVTMSFLVSSPMINEIAVVMLWGLFGWQVSLIYITSGLIIATFSGYLIGRLKMEKYVSEYIAASKFNSQAIAKSTNLKERLGYSWKYSFEVFKYVWPYVMVGVGLGALIHGYIPGDLLIQYAGKTNPIAVIVAVLIGVPLYANAAGAIPVAQALMDKGLPLGTSLAFLMAVSGLSLPEFLILRTVLKPRLLYTYFGIVTIGIVVIGYLFNFVF from the coding sequence ATGTTTAAATGGTTTGCCGACCTTATTACTTACGACTTGTTGAAACTGACCAGGGGAACCCATTTCTCCGACAGCTTGAATTTTTTCCTTTATGATGTTCCAAAAATATATTTCTTATTGATCATTATTATTTTTGCCGTGGCCTTCATCAGGACCTATCTGCCGCCTGAAAAGATCAGGGCGATAGTCTCGGGCAAGTCCGAATTTATGGGCAACATTTTGGCCTCGATATTCGGGATCTTCATGCCGTTTTGCACCTGCTCCGCCATCCCGATGTTCATGGGAATGGTCCAATCGGGTATCCCGCTGGGTGTAACGATGTCGTTTTTGGTCTCCTCCCCAATGATCAACGAAATAGCGGTCGTCATGCTCTGGGGACTTTTTGGCTGGCAGGTATCATTAATTTATATAACCAGCGGCCTAATTATCGCCACCTTTTCCGGTTACTTGATCGGCCGGTTGAAGATGGAAAAATATGTCTCGGAATATATCGCCGCCTCGAAATTCAACAGTCAGGCGATCGCCAAGAGCACGAACTTAAAAGAAAGGCTCGGTTATTCCTGGAAATATTCGTTTGAGGTCTTCAAATATGTCTGGCCATACGTCATGGTCGGGGTCGGGCTCGGCGCCCTGATCCACGGCTATATCCCCGGTGACTTATTGATCCAATACGCGGGGAAAACGAATCCAATCGCGGTGATCGTCGCGGTCTTGATCGGGGTCCCTCTTTACGCGAACGCGGCGGGCGCGATCCCGGTCGCGCAAGCCTTGATGGATAAAGGCCTCCCCCTGGGGACATCCCTCGCCTTCCTGATGGCAGTCTCGGGCTTATCGCTCCCGGAATTTTTGATCCTGCGCACAGTTTTAAAGCCGAGATTGCTGTATACTTATTTTGGCATCGTGACTATTGGGATAGTTGTTATCGGTTACTTGTTTAATTTTGTGTTTTAA
- a CDS encoding arsenate reductase ArsC, whose translation MEKIKVLFICVHNSARSQIAEAFLKKIGGDRFEVESAGLEPGTLNPLAVDVMKEIGIDISRNQTKSAFDFYKQGKKYHYVITVCDAAGSEKCPIFPGARAQLGWSFADPSSFKGDQAERLAQTRVVRDEIKRKIESWVKEIENV comes from the coding sequence ATGGAAAAAATAAAAGTTCTCTTTATCTGCGTCCACAATTCCGCCAGGAGCCAAATAGCCGAAGCGTTCCTAAAAAAGATCGGCGGCGACCGGTTCGAGGTGGAAAGCGCCGGACTGGAACCGGGAACGCTAAACCCTTTAGCCGTTGATGTAATGAAAGAGATCGGAATCGATATTTCACGCAATCAAACTAAGAGCGCCTTTGATTTTTATAAACAGGGGAAAAAATACCATTACGTCATTACCGTCTGCGACGCGGCCGGCAGTGAAAAGTGCCCGATCTTTCCCGGGGCCAGAGCCCAGCTTGGCTGGAGCTTTGCCGACCCTTCGTCATTTAAAGGAGACCAGGCCGAGCGCCTGGCGCAAACCAGAGTGGTCAGGGATGAAATAAAGCGGAAGATCGAATCCTGGGTTAAAGAGATTGAAAATGTTTAA
- a CDS encoding DUF2703 domain-containing protein codes for MKELIIEWQRLVVDNETCPRCGSTEQEIEQAIKKLAEDGLSVALIKKELSKAEFDQLPQESNRLLINGRTIESWLTAKTGKSCCCDACGDAECRTIEYADRVYETIPAELIIKAALVAAQEG; via the coding sequence ATGAAAGAGCTAATAATAGAATGGCAAAGACTAGTCGTTGATAATGAAACTTGTCCCCGGTGCGGCAGCACGGAGCAAGAGATCGAGCAAGCGATAAAAAAACTGGCCGAAGACGGGTTATCGGTCGCGCTGATCAAGAAAGAACTTAGTAAAGCGGAGTTCGATCAGCTCCCCCAGGAATCGAACCGCTTGCTGATTAACGGTCGGACGATCGAATCTTGGCTAACGGCTAAAACCGGAAAAAGTTGTTGCTGTGACGCCTGCGGCGACGCGGAATGCCGGACGATCGAATATGCCGACCGGGTTTACGAAACGATCCCGGCCGAGCTGATAATCAAAGCGGCGCTGGTCGCCGCCCAGGAAGGATAG